A single region of the Cynocephalus volans isolate mCynVol1 chromosome 12, mCynVol1.pri, whole genome shotgun sequence genome encodes:
- the KLRD1 gene encoding natural killer cells antigen CD94, producing MTPSKHSKRSQGQESGHGNFCFKRSLHDLTPFLLNKHTLFLLCIDLGTSFLMAAYQTTVWKLISGTLGIICLSLMATLGILLKNCSDCCSCQEKWIGYQCNCYFISSEIKTWEESKHFCASQNSSLLQLQKRNELFFMNSSQNFYWIGLSYSKEYKAWLWEDGSAPCPDLFLSPQTLNPENCIQYSPSGNVWDEPCGSKSYYICKQKSLQL from the exons ATGACGCCCTCCAAACACAGCAAACGTTCCCAGGGACAGGAGAGCGGCCACGGCAACTTCTGCTTCAAGAGAAG CCTCCACGATCTAACACCTTTTCTCCTGAACAAGCACACTTTGTTCCTTCTCTGCATTGACCTTGGAACATCATTTCTCATGGCAG CTTATCAGACCACTGTGTGGAAGTTGATTTCTGGGACCTTGGGAATAATATGCCTTTCGTTGATGGCTACCTTGGGAATTTtgttgaaaaatt gttctGACTGTTGTTCTTGCCAAGAAAAGTGGATTGGGTACCAATGCAACTGTTACTTCATTTCTAGTGAAATAAAAACTTGGGAAGAAAGTAAGCATTTCTGTGCTTCTCAGAATTCCAGTCTACTTCAgcttcaaaaaagaaatgaactg TTTTTCATGAACTCCAGTCAAAACTTTTATTGGATTGGACTCTCTTATAGTAAAGAATACAAAGCTTGGTTGTGGGAAGATGGCTCAGCTCCCTGCCCGGATct atttttatcacctcaaactTTAAATCCAGAAAACTGCATACAGTATAGTCCAAGCGGTAATGTTTGGGATGAACCCTGTGGAAGCAAAAGTTATTACATTTGTAAGCAAAAGTCATTACAACTGTAA